One window from the genome of Phocoena phocoena chromosome 15, mPhoPho1.1, whole genome shotgun sequence encodes:
- the ZNF316 gene encoding zinc finger protein 316 codes for MAALHTTPDSPAAQRERAEDGSECDPDQEEEEEEEKGEEEGELAKEEVMVVEAEDAEAVAEVAEELEADGVQAGPGRQAEAEDADAEAVVAEERSPASGTQERLSCGGDAESSGLQEKALQASRAPAMSRGEDLEQDEDEDEDEDEDSSLASGSQGLVTFEDVAVYFSLEEWERLDADQRELYKEVMQENYGILVSLGYPIPKPDLIFRLEQGEEPWVPDSPRPEEGDIVTGVYTGAWFWTDDIEDHEEDDDEDFLAEVAEEENEPPGLWSAAYGVGDVPGTWGPDDSDSAQTPEGWGLDPGGLGVLAEGSEAKPFLHGREPGASLLAPWAFPAAVAAPAGRPETTCDVCGKVFPHRSRLAKHQRYHAAVKPFGCDECGKGFVYRSHLAIHQRTHTGEKPFPCPDCGKRFVYKSHLVTHRRIHTGERPYRCAFCGAGFGRRSYLVTHQRTHTGERPYPCPHCGRSFSQSSALARHQAVHTADRPHCCPDCGQAFRLRADFQRHRRGGGCAEPSGDGPRREPCETGPSAGPEEAEAGPEGPEVDEADGEAEGEAEAREAAMEAPTPGRKDDPEPDRRFLGLGNGLGEGEGPSSHPLGFHFPVHPKSWLHPDGFPILGLPDFAERLSTDGRPLPGPLGGRLSLVEGAGLACDPFGGGAGPGGGGGLRAFGPAVGGLLAEPAPAALAEEESPWICSDCGKTFGRRAALAKHQRYHAGERPHRCADCGKSFVYGSHLARHRRTHTGERPFPCPECGARFARGSHLAAHVRGHTGEKPFVCGVCGAGFSRRAHLTAHGRAHTGERPYACGECGRRFGQSAALTRHQWAHAEEKPHRCPDCGKGFGHSSDFKRHRRTHTGEKPFRCTDCGRGFAQRSNLAKHRRGHTGERPFPCPECGKRFSQRSVLVTHQRTHTGERPYACANCGRRFSQSSHLLTHMKTHRGTAGAPGQTPAAPAPKAEAPAKGPPSAGAGTGSGERGSTLLEFAGGTSFGSEPTAAFAGPSGAYEESIM; via the exons ATGGCGGCCCTTCACACGACTCCAGACTCCCCAGCTGCCCAGCGGGAGAGGGCGGAGGATGGGTCGGAATGTGATCCTGatcaggaggaagaagaggaggaagaaaagggggaagaggagggggagctgGCGAaggaggaggtgatggtggtggaggctGAGGACGCCGAGGCCGTGGCGGAGGTGGCAGAGGAGCTGGAGGCGGACGGGGTGCAGGCAGGGCCGGGGCGGCAGGCGGAGGCGGAGGACGCCGACGCGGAGGCGGTGGTGGCAGAAGAGCGGAGTCCGGCATCGGGGACCCAGGAGCGCCTTAGCTGTGGTGGGGATGCTGAGTCCTCAGGTCTTCAGGAAAAGG CCCTGCAGGCGTCCCGGGCTCCAGCCATGTCGAGGGGTGAGGACCTGGAGCAGGACGAGGATGAGGatgaggacgaggacgaggacagTTCCCTGGCATCTGGGTCTCAG GGGCTGGTGACCTTTGAAGACGTGGCTGTGTACTTCTCTCTGGAGGAGTGGGAAAGGCTGGATGCAGACCAGCGGGAGCTCTACAAGGAAGTCATGCAGGAAAACTATGGGATTCTGGTGTCCTTGG GATACCCAATCCCCAAGCCGGATCTGATCTTCCGGCTGGAGCAAGGAGAGGAGCCTTGGGTCCCGGATAGCCCCCGTCCCGAGGAGGGAGACATCGTCACCGGTGTCTACACAG GGGCCTGGTTCTGGACTGACGACATAGAGGACCATGAGGAGGACGACGACGAGGACTTCCTGGCAGAGGTGGCCGAGGAGGAGAACGAGCCCCCAGGGCTGTGGTCCGCGGCCTACGGCGTGGGGGACGTGCCTGGGACCTGGGGCCCCGACGACTCGGATTCGGCGCAGACTCCAGAGGGGTGGGGTCTTGACCCCGGTGGCCTTGGGGTCCTGGCCGAGGGGTCCGAGGCGAAGCCCTTTCTGCATGGCCGGGAGCCGGGCGCGAGCCTGCTGGCGCCCTGGGCGTTCCCGGCCGCGGTGGCCGCTCCAGCTGGGCGGCCGGAGACGACGTGTGACGTGTGCGGTAAAGTGTTCCCGCACCGGTCCCGGCTGGCCAAGCACCAGCGCTACCACGCGGCCGTCAAGCCCTTCGGCTGCGATGAGTGCGGCAAGGGCTTCGTGTACCGCTCGCACCTGGCCATCCATCAGCGCACCCACACTGGCGAGAAGCCCTTCCCGTGTCCGGACTGCGGCAAGCGCTTCGTGTACAAGTCGCACCTGGTCACGCACCGGCGCATCCACACGGGCGAGCGGCCCTACCGCTGCGCCTTCTGCGGCGCGGGCTTCGGGCGCCGCTCCTACCTGGTCACGCACCAGCGCACGCACACCGGAGAACGGCCCTACCCCTGCCCGCACTGCGGCCGCAGCTTCAGCCAGAGCTCGGCGCTCGCGCGGCACCAGGCCGTGCACACGGCCGACCGGCCTCACTGCTGCCCCGACTGCGGCCAGGCCTTCCGCCTCCGCGCCGACTTCCAGCGCCATCGACGGGGCGGCGGCTGCGCGGAGCCCAGCGGCGACGGCCCTCGGCGCGAGCCCTGTGAGACGGGGCCCTCGGCGGGGCCCGAGGAGGCCGAAGCCGGGCCTGAGGGGCCTGAGGTCGACGAAGCAGACGGAGAGGCCGAGGGAGAGGCCGAGGCGAGAGAGGCGGCGATGGAGGCGCCCACCCCCGGGAGAAAGGATGACCCCGAGCCGGACAGGCGGTTTCTGGGGCTGGGCAACGGCCTGGGGGAGGGCGAAGGCCCTTCCTCGCACCCGCTCGGCTTCCACTTCCCCGTGCACCCCAAGTCTTGGCTTCACCCGGATGGCTTTCCGATCCTGGGCCTCCCGGACTTCGCGGAGCGGCTGTCGACCGACGGGCGCCCCCTGCCCGGACCCCTGGGGGGCCGGCTCTCCCTGGTAGAAGGCGCGGGGCTGGCCTGCGACCCTTTCGGCGGCGGTGCTGGGCCTGGGGGCGGCGGCGGCCTGCGTGCGTTCGGGCCTGCGGTCGGGGGGCTGCTGGCGGAGCCTGCGCCTGCCGCGCTGGCCGAGGAGGAGAGCCCGTGGATATGTTCCGACTGCGGCAAGACGTTCGGGCGCCGCGCGGCGCTGGCGAAGCACCAGCGTTACCACGCGGGCGAGCGGCCGCACCGCTGCGCCGACTGCGGCAAGAGCTTCGTGTACGGCTCGCACCTGGCGCGCCACCGCCGCACGCACACGGGCGAGCGGCCCTTCCCGTGCCCCGAGTGCGGTGCGCGCTTCGCCCGCGGCTCGCACCTGGCGGCGCACGTGCGTGGCCACACGGGCGAGAAACCCTTTGTGTGCGGCGTGTGCGGCGCGGGCTTCAGTCGGCGCGCGCACCTGACGGCGCACGGGCGCGCGCACACGGGCGAGCGGCCCTACGCGTGCGGCGAGTGCGGCCGCCGCTTTGGGCAGAGCGCGGCGCTGACGCGACACCAGTGGGCGCACGCCGAGGAGAAGCCACACCGCTGTCCCGACTGCGGCAAGGGCTTCGGCCACAGCTCGGACTTCAAGCGGCACCGGCGCACGCACACGGGCGAGAAGCCCTTCCGCTGCACCGACTGCGGCCGCGGCTTCGCGCAGCGCTCCAACCTGGCCAAGCACCGGCGCGGCCACACGGGCGAACGGCCCTTCCCGTGCCCCGAGTGCGGCAAGCGGTTTTCGCAGCGCTCGGTGCTCGTGACACACCAGCGCACGCACACGGGCGAGCGGCCCTACGCCTGCGCCAACTGCGGCCGCCGCTTCTCGCAGAGCTCGCATCTGCTCACCCACATGAAGACGCACCGCGGCACGGCGGGCGCGCCTGGCCAGACGCCGGCCGCCCCCGCGCCCAAGGCCGAGGCACCCGCTAAGGGGCCGCCGAGCGCGGGCGCAGGGACCGGGTCCGGGGAGCGCGGCAGCACCCTGCTGGAGTTCGCAGGCGGAACGAGCTTCGGCTCCGAGCCGACGGCCGCTTTCGCGGGGCCCTCGGGCGCCTACGAGGAGAGCATCATGTGA